In one Nocardioides sp. NBC_00368 genomic region, the following are encoded:
- a CDS encoding bifunctional riboflavin kinase/FAD synthetase, protein MLWRSLSEVPAGLGRTCVVVGNFDGVHLGHQHVISRGREVADAKDLTLVAVTFDPHPMAVLRPEHAPGVLTTMEERAELLHAAGADAVLALPFDMEMANWSPDDFAQRVLVDALHAEACVVGANFRYGCKAAGDVADLIAYGKIHDFSAEGIPLDGGPQVWSSTYIRTCLATGDVTGAAEALGRPYSVRGVVVKGDQRGRELGFPTANVPTDSLTAVPPDGIYAGWLTRRDTGERFPAAISVGTNPTFEGVVGRRVESYVLDRDDLELYGVEVEVAFVERLRGMVAFDGIDALVEQMRADVVRAREILEQGLTES, encoded by the coding sequence GTGTTGTGGCGAAGTCTGAGTGAGGTGCCGGCCGGCCTGGGGCGCACGTGCGTCGTCGTCGGCAACTTCGATGGCGTCCACCTCGGGCACCAGCACGTGATCAGCCGGGGGCGCGAGGTGGCGGACGCCAAGGACCTCACCCTGGTGGCGGTCACCTTCGACCCGCACCCGATGGCGGTGCTGCGGCCCGAGCACGCCCCGGGTGTGCTCACCACGATGGAGGAGCGCGCCGAGCTGCTGCACGCGGCCGGCGCCGACGCCGTGCTCGCGCTGCCGTTCGACATGGAGATGGCCAACTGGTCGCCCGACGATTTCGCGCAGCGGGTCCTCGTCGACGCGCTGCACGCCGAGGCGTGCGTGGTCGGCGCCAACTTCCGCTACGGCTGCAAGGCCGCCGGCGACGTGGCCGACCTGATCGCCTACGGCAAGATCCACGACTTCTCCGCCGAGGGGATCCCGCTCGACGGCGGCCCCCAGGTGTGGTCCTCCACCTACATCCGTACGTGTCTGGCGACCGGGGACGTCACCGGTGCCGCCGAGGCGCTGGGCCGTCCCTACTCGGTGCGCGGGGTCGTCGTGAAGGGCGACCAGCGGGGCCGCGAGCTCGGCTTCCCGACGGCCAACGTGCCCACCGACTCGCTGACCGCGGTGCCGCCCGACGGCATCTACGCGGGCTGGCTGACCCGGCGCGACACGGGGGAGCGGTTCCCCGCCGCGATCTCGGTCGGCACCAACCCCACCTTCGAGGGCGTGGTCGGGCGCCGGGTGGAGTCCTACGTGCTCGACCGCGACGACCTGGAGCTCTACGGCGTCGAGGTCGAGGTCGCGTTCGTGGAGCGGCTGCGGGGCATGGTCGCCTTCGACGGGATCGATGCGCTGGTCGAGCAGATGCGCGCCGACGTGGTGCGGGCGCGCGAGATCCTCGAGCAAGGTCTTACCGAGTCGTAG
- the rpsO gene encoding 30S ribosomal protein S15 has product MAVGTDAETKKKIIAEYATTEGDTGSPEVQIALLSHRISHLTDHLKEHKHDHHSRRGLLLLVGQRRRLLNYLQKKDIERYRSIIEKLGLRR; this is encoded by the coding sequence ATGGCAGTTGGAACTGACGCGGAGACCAAGAAGAAGATCATCGCCGAGTACGCCACGACCGAGGGTGACACCGGCTCGCCGGAGGTGCAGATCGCGCTGCTGTCGCACCGCATCTCCCACCTGACCGACCACCTCAAGGAGCACAAGCACGACCACCACAGCCGTCGTGGTCTGCTGCTGCTCGTCGGCCAGCGCCGCCGCCTTCTCAACTACCTTCAGAAGAAGGACATCGAGCGCTACCGCTCGATCATCGAGAAGCTCGGCCTCCGCCGTTGA
- a CDS encoding GerMN domain-containing protein, with protein sequence MRTSWAAVAAGLLLLAACGVPDDDQVRTVDPSEVPYHLLEDAGEVPSGAETGAAGPRLYWVDAQDRLVGRPAASFCAKTLTGVARDILGQLGDGPSGRELGAGLGTALPPQGWLELVAITDRTAHLRASADDTIATNRVVLATAQTVLSLTSIPGVDRVEMEYDAEPLQVPRSSGELADGPLRHDDYRSLLADPAEAAGAAGEPTADRLRGKELCPR encoded by the coding sequence GTGCGTACGTCCTGGGCGGCAGTGGCCGCGGGGCTGCTCCTGCTCGCGGCGTGCGGTGTGCCGGACGACGACCAGGTGCGCACCGTCGATCCCTCCGAGGTGCCCTACCACCTGCTCGAGGACGCGGGCGAGGTGCCCTCGGGCGCGGAGACCGGGGCCGCCGGACCGCGGCTCTACTGGGTGGACGCCCAGGACCGGCTCGTCGGCCGGCCCGCGGCGAGCTTCTGCGCGAAGACGTTGACCGGGGTCGCGAGGGACATTCTCGGCCAGCTCGGTGACGGCCCCTCGGGGCGCGAGCTGGGTGCTGGCCTCGGCACCGCCCTTCCCCCGCAGGGATGGCTGGAGCTCGTGGCCATCACCGACCGCACCGCCCACCTCCGCGCCTCCGCCGACGACACCATCGCCACCAACCGGGTCGTGCTCGCGACGGCACAGACGGTGCTGTCGCTGACCTCGATCCCGGGCGTGGACCGGGTGGAGATGGAGTACGACGCCGAGCCGCTGCAGGTGCCGCGCTCCTCGGGCGAGCTCGCCGACGGACCGCTGCGGCACGACGACTACCGCAGCCTGCTCGCCGACCCCGCCGAGGCCGCCGGGGCCGCCGGGGAGCCCACGGCCGACCGGCTGCGAGGCAAGGAGCTCTGCCCGCGCTGA
- a CDS encoding M16 family metallopeptidase, whose translation MASRTTEWNASGSASARGTGRHTGVGRSSGYNQEPGTTVTLEQTEVNGAVTSLVRRTVHPSGLRIVTEQMAGVRSAAVGVFIGVGSRDETARQHGCSHFLEHLLFKGTPSRTALEISSSLDRVGGEFNAYTAKEYTCFHARVLDVDLPLAIDVVGDMLTSSLITAEDVEAERDVILDEIAMHDDDPDDVIHNLVAAQAWGAETPLGRGIAGTEASISALTREEIDDFYREHYVAPRMVVSVAGNVDHDEVVAMVEKAFSGSGFLTAAAAPVAPREGSPLEVAPGETSAQRPLEQVNVILAREGLQRGDDRRFAFEVVNTAVGGATSSRLFQEVREHRGLAYAVYSYAYSHAETGLFGVQVGCLPAKLDEVLEVVRSELAAVARDGITAEELELGKGQLRGGLVLGLEDSASRMSRIGRAELVHRELYSIDEVLARIDAVTLEDCREVAAEILSRPEILAVVGPA comes from the coding sequence TTGGCGTCACGCACCACTGAGTGGAACGCCTCTGGCTCCGCTTCGGCACGAGGGACCGGTCGACACACGGGTGTCGGCCGGTCCTCCGGCTATAACCAGGAGCCCGGCACCACCGTCACGCTCGAGCAGACCGAGGTCAACGGCGCGGTGACGTCGCTGGTGCGACGTACGGTCCACCCCTCGGGCCTGCGGATCGTGACCGAGCAGATGGCCGGGGTCCGCTCGGCGGCCGTGGGCGTCTTCATCGGCGTCGGGTCCCGGGACGAGACCGCGCGTCAGCACGGCTGCTCCCACTTCCTCGAGCACCTGCTGTTCAAGGGCACCCCGTCGCGTACGGCCTTGGAGATCTCCTCCTCGCTGGACCGCGTCGGCGGGGAGTTCAACGCCTACACCGCCAAGGAGTACACCTGCTTCCACGCGCGTGTGCTCGACGTCGACCTGCCGCTGGCGATCGACGTCGTCGGCGACATGCTGACCTCCTCGCTGATCACCGCCGAGGACGTCGAGGCCGAGCGTGACGTGATCCTCGACGAGATCGCCATGCACGACGACGATCCCGACGACGTGATCCACAACCTCGTCGCCGCCCAGGCATGGGGCGCCGAGACGCCGCTCGGGCGGGGCATCGCCGGCACGGAGGCCTCGATCTCCGCGCTGACCCGCGAGGAGATCGACGACTTCTACCGGGAGCACTACGTGGCGCCCAGGATGGTCGTCTCGGTCGCCGGCAACGTCGACCACGACGAGGTCGTGGCGATGGTGGAGAAGGCGTTCTCCGGCTCGGGCTTCCTGACAGCCGCGGCCGCTCCCGTGGCGCCGCGTGAGGGGTCACCGCTCGAGGTCGCTCCCGGCGAGACCAGCGCCCAGCGCCCGCTGGAGCAGGTCAACGTGATCCTGGCCCGCGAAGGCCTGCAGCGCGGCGACGACCGGCGCTTCGCCTTCGAGGTGGTCAACACCGCCGTCGGCGGGGCGACGTCCTCACGGCTCTTCCAGGAGGTCCGCGAGCACCGGGGCCTGGCCTACGCGGTCTACTCCTACGCCTACAGCCACGCCGAGACGGGGCTCTTCGGGGTCCAGGTCGGGTGTCTGCCGGCCAAGCTCGACGAGGTCCTCGAGGTCGTACGCTCCGAGCTGGCCGCCGTCGCCCGCGACGGCATCACCGCCGAGGAGCTCGAGCTCGGCAAGGGCCAGCTCCGCGGCGGGCTCGTGCTGGGCCTGGAGGACTCGGCCTCCCGGATGTCCCGCATCGGCCGTGCCGAGCTGGTCCACCGCGAGCTCTACTCGATCGACGAGGTCCTGGCGCGCATCGACGCGGTCACGCTGGAGGACTGTCGCGAGGTCGCCGCCGAGATCCTCTCCCGGCCCGAGATCCTCGCGGTCGTGGGACCGGCCTGA
- the dapB gene encoding 4-hydroxy-tetrahydrodipicolinate reductase → MTKVAVLGARGKLGSAVCDAVESADDLELVARIGRGDELSMITDAGAEVAVDVTTLEAVMGNAEFCLSHGVHTVIGTSGFGPDRVEQLETWLAKSPGVGAMVVPNFSVGAVLMMRFAELAAAHFPSVEIVETHHERKADAPSGTARRTAELVAAARREAGVGPAPDATTSALDGARGASVDGIPVHSLRMAGSVAHQEVVLGGVGELLTIRHDSLSHTSFAHGVLAAIRGIGSRPGLTIGLEDVLGLA, encoded by the coding sequence ATGACTAAGGTGGCTGTTCTCGGTGCACGTGGCAAGCTCGGTTCGGCGGTCTGCGATGCCGTCGAGTCCGCCGACGACCTCGAGCTCGTGGCTCGGATCGGCCGTGGCGACGAGCTGTCGATGATCACCGACGCCGGCGCCGAGGTGGCCGTCGACGTGACCACGCTCGAGGCCGTGATGGGCAACGCCGAGTTCTGCCTGTCCCACGGCGTGCACACGGTGATCGGCACCTCGGGCTTCGGCCCCGACCGCGTCGAGCAGCTCGAGACCTGGCTGGCGAAGTCCCCGGGTGTCGGTGCGATGGTGGTCCCCAACTTCTCGGTCGGTGCCGTGCTGATGATGAGGTTCGCCGAGCTCGCCGCGGCCCACTTCCCGTCGGTGGAGATCGTCGAGACCCACCACGAGCGGAAGGCCGACGCTCCCTCCGGTACGGCACGCAGGACCGCCGAGCTCGTCGCTGCGGCGCGCCGGGAGGCCGGCGTGGGCCCGGCACCCGACGCGACCACCTCGGCGCTCGACGGCGCCCGTGGCGCCTCCGTCGACGGCATCCCGGTCCACTCGCTGCGGATGGCCGGGTCGGTCGCCCATCAGGAGGTCGTCCTCGGCGGCGTCGGGGAGCTCCTGACCATCCGCCACGACTCGCTCTCCCACACCTCCTTCGCCCACGGCGTGCTCGCCGCGATCCGCGGCATCGGCTCGCGGCCGGGGCTCACCATCGGTCTCGAGGACGTCCTCGGGCTGGCCTGA
- a CDS encoding PadR family transcriptional regulator, protein MDTTQLLKGVLDLTVLAVVDGEDAYGYDIVRKLRDSGLTDVGDASVYGTLRRLYAAGALTSYVVPSESGPHRKYYGITPAGQGQLKQQSEDWSHFSTTVTEILQGARA, encoded by the coding sequence ATGGATACCACCCAGCTGCTCAAAGGGGTGCTCGACCTGACCGTCCTGGCCGTCGTCGACGGTGAGGACGCCTACGGCTATGACATCGTCCGCAAGCTCCGCGACAGCGGGCTCACGGACGTCGGGGACGCGTCGGTCTACGGGACCCTGCGGAGGCTGTACGCCGCAGGCGCCCTGACCTCCTACGTCGTGCCGTCGGAGTCCGGTCCGCACCGCAAGTACTACGGCATCACGCCCGCCGGGCAAGGCCAGCTCAAGCAGCAGAGCGAGGACTGGTCCCACTTCTCCACCACTGTCACCGAGATCCTCCAAGGGGCACGAGCATGA
- a CDS encoding polyribonucleotide nucleotidyltransferase, with protein sequence MTEPVITAVETTIDNGKFGTRTVKFETGLLARQAAGSVTAYLDDETMLLSATTVSKQPKDHFDFFPLTIDVEERMYAAGKIPGSFFRSEGRPGEDAILTCRLIDRPLRPTFKKGLRNEVQVVITVMALDPDQPYDVLAINAASMSTQLSGLPFSGPVGGVRVALIEGQWVAFPTHSQLENAVFDMVVAGRVTDSGDVAIMMVEAESTEKTWDLVQSGAQAPTEPIVAGGLDAAKPFIKQLVEAQAELAKQAAKPVQDYPVFLDYQDDVYEAVEATVGADVTDLYSVKGSRERVLTKLEREEEGDRIKLALLEKLGAQFEGREGEIGAAYKAITKKAIRTQVLRDKVRIDGRGLADIRPLHSEVGVIPRVHGSSLFERGETQILGVTTLDMLKMEQQLDTLSPEKSRRYMHKYVFPPFSTGETGRVGSPKRREVGHGALARRALLPVLPSREEFPYAIRQLSEAMGSNGSTSMGSVCASTMSLLNAGVPLKAPVAGIAMGLISGEIDGETKYVALTDILGAEDAFGDMDFKVAGTAEFVTALQLDTKLDGIPAEVLAQALNQAKDARTTILDVMHEAIGGVEEMAPTAPRIITVKVPVDKIGEVIGPKGKVINQIQEDTGAQISIEDDGTVLIGATDGAAAEAARAAVNAIANPTMPEVGERYLGTVVKTTNFGAFVALLPGKDGLLHITKLRALNGGKRVESVEDVVEVGQKIQVEIAEIDDRGKLSLAPVLEEEAPAEETPAETATEAADEE encoded by the coding sequence TTGACCGAACCAGTCATCACTGCCGTCGAGACCACCATCGACAACGGCAAGTTCGGCACCCGCACCGTCAAGTTCGAGACCGGGCTGCTCGCCCGCCAGGCCGCGGGTTCCGTGACCGCCTACCTCGACGACGAGACGATGCTGCTGTCGGCGACCACCGTCTCCAAGCAGCCGAAGGACCACTTCGACTTCTTCCCGCTCACCATCGACGTGGAGGAGCGGATGTACGCCGCGGGCAAGATCCCCGGCTCCTTCTTCCGTTCCGAGGGTCGCCCGGGTGAGGACGCGATCCTCACCTGCCGCCTCATCGACCGCCCGCTGCGCCCGACCTTCAAGAAGGGTCTGCGCAACGAGGTCCAGGTCGTCATCACCGTCATGGCGCTCGACCCCGACCAGCCCTACGACGTGCTCGCGATCAACGCCGCGTCGATGTCCACCCAGCTCTCCGGCCTGCCGTTCTCCGGCCCGGTCGGCGGCGTGCGCGTCGCCCTGATCGAGGGCCAGTGGGTCGCCTTCCCGACCCACAGCCAGCTCGAGAACGCCGTCTTCGACATGGTCGTCGCCGGCCGCGTCACCGACTCCGGCGACGTCGCCATCATGATGGTCGAGGCCGAGTCCACCGAGAAGACCTGGGACCTGGTCCAGTCCGGTGCCCAGGCCCCGACCGAGCCGATCGTGGCCGGTGGCCTCGACGCCGCCAAGCCGTTCATCAAGCAGCTGGTCGAGGCCCAGGCCGAGCTGGCCAAGCAGGCCGCCAAGCCGGTCCAGGACTACCCGGTCTTCCTGGACTACCAGGACGACGTCTACGAGGCCGTCGAGGCCACCGTCGGCGCCGACGTCACCGACCTCTACAGCGTCAAGGGCTCGCGCGAGCGCGTCCTGACCAAGCTGGAGCGCGAGGAGGAGGGCGACCGGATCAAGCTCGCCCTGCTCGAGAAGCTCGGCGCCCAGTTCGAGGGTCGCGAGGGCGAGATCGGTGCGGCCTACAAGGCCATCACCAAGAAGGCCATCCGCACCCAGGTCCTGCGTGACAAGGTCCGCATCGACGGTCGCGGCCTGGCCGACATCCGTCCGCTGCACTCCGAGGTCGGCGTGATCCCGCGGGTCCACGGCTCCTCGCTCTTCGAGCGCGGCGAGACCCAGATCCTCGGTGTCACCACCCTCGACATGCTGAAGATGGAGCAGCAGCTCGACACCCTCTCCCCGGAGAAGTCGCGCCGCTACATGCACAAGTACGTCTTCCCGCCGTTCTCCACCGGTGAGACCGGCCGGGTCGGCTCGCCCAAGCGCCGCGAGGTCGGCCACGGTGCGCTCGCCCGCCGCGCGCTCCTGCCGGTGCTCCCGAGCCGCGAGGAGTTCCCCTACGCGATCCGCCAGCTCTCCGAGGCCATGGGCTCCAACGGCTCCACCTCGATGGGCTCGGTCTGCGCCTCGACGATGTCGCTGCTCAACGCCGGTGTCCCGCTGAAGGCCCCGGTCGCCGGTATCGCGATGGGCCTGATCTCCGGTGAGATCGACGGCGAGACCAAGTACGTCGCGCTCACCGACATCCTCGGTGCCGAGGACGCCTTCGGCGACATGGACTTCAAGGTCGCCGGCACCGCGGAGTTCGTGACCGCGCTGCAGCTCGACACCAAGCTGGACGGCATCCCGGCCGAGGTCCTCGCCCAGGCCCTCAACCAGGCCAAGGACGCGCGTACGACCATCCTGGACGTCATGCACGAGGCCATCGGCGGCGTCGAGGAGATGGCCCCGACCGCTCCGCGGATCATCACCGTGAAGGTCCCCGTCGACAAGATCGGCGAGGTCATCGGCCCGAAGGGCAAGGTGATCAACCAGATCCAGGAGGACACCGGCGCCCAGATCTCCATCGAGGACGACGGCACGGTGCTCATCGGTGCGACCGACGGCGCTGCCGCCGAGGCCGCCCGGGCGGCGGTCAACGCGATCGCCAACCCGACCATGCCCGAGGTCGGCGAGCGCTACCTCGGCACGGTCGTGAAGACGACCAACTTCGGTGCGTTCGTCGCCCTGCTCCCGGGCAAGGACGGCCTGCTCCACATCACCAAGCTGCGCGCCCTCAACGGCGGCAAGCGGGTGGAGTCGGTCGAGGACGTCGTCGAGGTCGGCCAGAAGATCCAGGTCGAGATCGCCGAGATCGACGACCGCGGCAAGCTGTCGCTCGCCCCGGTGCTCGAGGAGGAGGCTCCCGCCGAGGAGACTCCGGCTGAGACCGCCACCGAGGCCGCAGACGAGGAGTGA
- a CDS encoding class I SAM-dependent methyltransferase: MVVQTIPARIRWAVDFMDIQPNDHVLEIGCGPGAGAELICSRLETGKLFAIDRSESGVDRTKRRCAKYLEAGRLTVRQIDLATLRVPVKRLTKVFAFNVNLFWVRDASAEIALLHERVLPGGTVNLFYEATQREQVPEIIEKSSKALADAGFRVSIVDSKVPAAVGIIGKR; the protein is encoded by the coding sequence ATGGTGGTGCAGACGATCCCTGCTCGGATCCGTTGGGCCGTTGACTTCATGGACATTCAACCGAACGATCATGTCCTTGAGATCGGCTGCGGTCCGGGGGCTGGTGCCGAGCTGATCTGTAGCCGGCTGGAGACCGGAAAGCTGTTTGCGATCGACCGCTCGGAGTCGGGTGTCGATCGTACGAAGCGACGCTGCGCGAAATACCTGGAGGCAGGACGCCTCACGGTTCGCCAGATCGACCTCGCGACGCTGCGGGTGCCGGTCAAGCGGCTGACGAAGGTCTTCGCGTTCAACGTCAACCTGTTCTGGGTGCGGGACGCATCCGCCGAGATCGCGCTGCTCCACGAGCGCGTCCTCCCCGGCGGCACCGTCAACCTCTTCTACGAGGCCACCCAGCGTGAGCAGGTCCCCGAGATCATCGAGAAGTCGAGCAAGGCCCTGGCCGACGCCGGCTTCCGGGTCTCCATCGTCGACTCCAAGGTCCCGGCCGCGGTCGGGATCATCGGCAAGCGGTAG
- a CDS encoding molybdopterin-dependent oxidoreductase, whose amino-acid sequence MTLPGLNRRTFLTTAALGAAAGGATQATDAVLADAVAGVPAILKPLPAERFIDYGTNAETRWDSVDPRRYLTPQADLFVRNHTATPRIDPETYELEIFGDGLRDPAGVRLTLDDLKAFRHVETTSVHECTGNGRSFFTTQQGQEVSGTKWKLGAVGAVRWKGVRLHDVLTAVGVRRDAVSVQATGLDASYVDKGVDHGRVRRPFPIEKAYDDALLVWGANGEALLPDHGFPLRLLLPGWIGIASIKWLGSLEVSTSVLTSPWDTKWYNVDGPLTVNPVRSALELEWNAEIPAGERIVLSGRSWSGAAPIARVEISTDGGETWSPAVQHAPGRPTGGHGLGWAQWDFTWRDPAPGAYEILVRATDRAGRTQPDVAAHNPGGYFFDAVVRHPVTVV is encoded by the coding sequence ATGACGCTCCCAGGTCTGAACCGACGCACCTTCCTCACCACCGCTGCGCTCGGGGCGGCCGCCGGGGGTGCGACCCAGGCGACTGACGCGGTCCTCGCCGACGCGGTGGCAGGTGTTCCCGCGATCCTCAAGCCGCTCCCGGCGGAGCGGTTCATCGACTACGGCACCAACGCCGAGACCCGGTGGGACTCGGTCGACCCGCGCCGCTACCTGACCCCGCAGGCCGACCTGTTCGTGCGCAACCACACCGCGACCCCGCGGATCGACCCGGAGACGTACGAGCTGGAGATCTTCGGCGACGGGCTGCGCGATCCCGCCGGCGTGCGCCTCACTCTCGACGACCTCAAGGCCTTCCGGCACGTCGAGACGACCTCCGTCCACGAGTGCACCGGCAACGGCCGCAGCTTCTTCACCACCCAGCAGGGCCAGGAGGTCAGCGGCACGAAGTGGAAGCTCGGTGCGGTGGGGGCGGTCCGCTGGAAGGGCGTACGCCTCCACGACGTCCTCACCGCCGTCGGTGTCCGCCGGGACGCGGTCTCGGTGCAGGCGACCGGGCTGGACGCCAGCTATGTGGACAAGGGTGTCGACCACGGCCGGGTGCGCCGCCCGTTCCCGATCGAGAAGGCCTACGACGACGCCTTGCTGGTGTGGGGCGCCAACGGCGAGGCCCTGCTGCCCGACCACGGCTTCCCGCTGCGGCTGCTGCTGCCGGGCTGGATCGGGATCGCCTCGATCAAGTGGCTCGGCTCGCTGGAGGTGTCCACGAGCGTGCTGACCTCGCCGTGGGACACGAAGTGGTACAACGTCGACGGTCCGCTGACCGTCAACCCGGTCCGCTCCGCCCTCGAGCTGGAGTGGAACGCCGAGATCCCGGCGGGGGAGCGGATCGTGCTGAGCGGCCGGTCCTGGTCCGGCGCGGCCCCCATCGCGCGGGTCGAGATCAGCACCGACGGCGGTGAGACCTGGTCGCCGGCCGTCCAGCACGCGCCGGGCCGCCCCACCGGCGGCCACGGCCTCGGCTGGGCGCAGTGGGACTTCACCTGGCGCGACCCGGCGCCGGGGGCGTACGAGATCCTCGTCCGCGCCACCGACCGCGCCGGCCGCACCCAGCCCGACGTCGCCGCCCACAACCCCGGCGGCTACTTCTTCGACGCCGTCGTACGGCACCCGGTCACGGTCGTCTGA
- a CDS encoding MMPL family transporter, whose translation MHRQIAGTLTGPRTKYVVVVLWLLALVAFGGFAGKLTEVQNNEAASWLPASAESTRGFERMSPFQNPNAIPTTLVYTSTAVTGDDLAAVASGDIAELGGLDGVEGEIAPPLLSKDGEVAQLTVTFDLGSDGWSRMPGTVDDIREIADHDDVRLHVTGQGGSAADAAEAFGGIDTTLLAAALVVVVVILLFVYRSPVLWVFPIVSVVVGLGVTMGLVYFLAKDAGLTVNGQSQAILSILAIGAGTDYALLLVSRYREELRKFEDRHEAMAHALHRAAPAILASAVTVILAMLCLTFAEMNSTSGMGPVVAVGIAVTYLAMVTLLPALLVICGRWVFWPRRPAYGSAEPTETGMWARLGAMISVRPRVIWIATTGLLLIACLGLLRLDANGLASDETYTEEFDSITGQQVLVDHDMADQSNQLLVVADASSQTQVQQALDGVEGLVPTETPAGEVKSFPLGPAQDGVVAIAAVIDADVTSPEAYDIVDAARSAVHGVDGAGALVTGTSAMMRDTLEASQRDDLVIIPIVLAVVLLVLMVLLRALVAPLILLGTVILSFGAALGISVLLFEFVFGFAGTDPSFPLFAFVFLVALGIDYNIFLMTRVREEAQVRGTREGSLVGLTSTGGVITSAGVVLAATFLVLGSLPMVFLAEIGVTVALGVMLDTMIVRSILVTAINLDIGDRIWWPSRLAKH comes from the coding sequence GTGCATCGACAGATCGCGGGGACGCTGACCGGGCCCAGGACCAAGTACGTCGTCGTGGTGCTCTGGCTGCTCGCGCTGGTGGCCTTCGGTGGATTCGCCGGGAAGCTCACCGAGGTGCAGAACAACGAGGCGGCCTCATGGCTCCCGGCCTCCGCGGAGTCGACCCGAGGCTTCGAGAGGATGAGCCCGTTCCAGAACCCCAACGCGATCCCGACCACGCTCGTCTACACCTCGACCGCGGTCACCGGGGACGACCTCGCCGCGGTCGCCTCGGGCGACATCGCCGAGCTCGGCGGGCTCGACGGGGTCGAGGGTGAGATCGCGCCGCCGCTGCTGTCGAAGGACGGCGAGGTCGCCCAGCTCACGGTGACCTTCGACCTCGGCTCGGACGGCTGGAGCAGGATGCCCGGCACCGTCGACGACATCCGTGAGATCGCCGACCACGACGACGTACGGCTGCACGTGACCGGCCAGGGCGGCTCCGCCGCCGACGCCGCGGAGGCGTTCGGCGGCATCGACACGACGCTGCTGGCGGCCGCGCTCGTCGTGGTGGTGGTCATCTTGCTCTTCGTCTATCGCAGCCCGGTGCTCTGGGTCTTCCCGATCGTCTCGGTGGTGGTCGGTCTGGGCGTGACGATGGGCCTGGTCTACTTCCTGGCCAAGGACGCGGGGCTCACGGTCAACGGCCAGAGCCAGGCCATCTTGAGCATCCTGGCGATCGGCGCCGGGACCGACTACGCGCTGCTGCTGGTCTCCCGCTATCGCGAGGAGCTGCGCAAGTTCGAGGACCGCCACGAGGCGATGGCGCACGCGCTGCACCGCGCCGCGCCGGCGATCCTCGCCAGCGCCGTGACGGTCATCCTGGCCATGCTGTGCCTGACCTTCGCCGAGATGAACTCGACCTCGGGGATGGGACCGGTCGTCGCCGTCGGGATCGCGGTGACCTACCTGGCGATGGTCACCCTGCTGCCGGCCCTGCTGGTCATCTGCGGCCGATGGGTCTTCTGGCCGAGGCGGCCGGCGTACGGATCGGCGGAGCCGACCGAGACCGGCATGTGGGCGAGGCTCGGCGCGATGATCTCGGTCCGGCCGCGCGTGATCTGGATCGCCACCACCGGTCTTCTGCTCATCGCCTGCCTCGGTCTGCTGAGGCTCGACGCCAACGGGCTGGCCTCGGACGAGACCTACACCGAGGAGTTCGACTCGATCACCGGCCAGCAGGTCCTGGTCGACCACGACATGGCCGACCAGTCCAACCAGCTGCTCGTGGTCGCCGACGCGTCATCGCAGACGCAGGTGCAGCAGGCGCTCGACGGGGTCGAGGGGCTGGTGCCCACCGAGACCCCGGCAGGGGAGGTGAAGAGCTTCCCGCTCGGCCCGGCTCAAGACGGCGTCGTCGCGATCGCGGCGGTGATCGACGCCGACGTGACCTCGCCCGAGGCGTACGACATCGTCGATGCCGCCCGCTCGGCGGTGCACGGCGTGGACGGAGCCGGTGCCCTGGTCACCGGCACCTCGGCGATGATGCGCGACACCCTCGAGGCCAGTCAGCGCGACGACCTGGTGATCATCCCGATCGTCTTGGCGGTCGTGCTCCTGGTGCTGATGGTGCTCCTGCGTGCGCTGGTCGCGCCGCTGATCCTGCTCGGCACCGTGATCCTGTCGTTCGGTGCGGCCCTCGGCATCTCGGTGCTGCTGTTCGAGTTCGTCTTCGGGTTCGCCGGGACGGACCCGTCGTTCCCGCTGTTCGCCTTCGTGTTCCTGGTCGCGCTGGGGATCGACTACAACATCTTCCTGATGACGCGGGTGCGGGAGGAGGCTCAGGTCCGAGGCACCCGGGAGGGATCGCTCGTCGGCCTGACCTCGACCGGCGGGGTGATCACGTCCGCGGGGGTCGTCCTCGCCGCGACGTTCCTGGTGCTCGGCTCGCTGCCGATGGTCTTCCTGGCCGAGATCGGGGTGACGGTCGCGCTCGGAGTCATGCTCGACACGATGATCGTCCGGTCGATCCTGGTCACGGCCATCAACCTCGACATCGGGGACCGGATCTGGTGGCCGAGCAGACTGGCGAAGCACTAA